A stretch of the Oncorhynchus clarkii lewisi isolate Uvic-CL-2024 chromosome 9, UVic_Ocla_1.0, whole genome shotgun sequence genome encodes the following:
- the LOC139417074 gene encoding lecithin retinol acyltransferase-like: MLDSLTLLLEKVLFLTHLNVFNQFRTGLFFSDTQRDREKKIVTNHCEKEEVPDPSACTALTDSLYQRGDLLEVPRTLFTHFGIYLGDNRVAHLIPDILPLFTTDKLSIQVMVTNKRLVLGVLSKSASIRVDTVEDFAYGASILLNAMDTTVQKRPLDGEEIARRAEEMVGKIPYSLLWNNCEHFVTYCRYGSAISFQTDKFCDWLKSVIRDHRSVPLTAILGILSILSLGMSPYTTLPTLLIPFTLWMAG; encoded by the exons ATGTTGGATTCGCTCACATTACTCCTGGAAAAAGTACTCTTCCTCACTCACCTCAATGTCTTCAATCAGTTCAGGACCGGTCTGTTTTTTtccgacacacagagagatagggagaagaAGATAGTTACAAATCACTGCGAGAAAGAGGAGGTCCCCGATCCCTCCGCCTGCACCGCACTCACAGACTCCCTGTACCAGCGGGGAGACTTGTTAGAAGTTCCCCGGACTCTATTCACTCATTTCGGCATCTATTTAGGGGACAACCGGGTGGCACATCTGATTCCGGATATCTTGCCACTCTTTACAACGGACAAGCTTTCCATTCAGGTGATGGTAACTAACAAACGCTTAGTTCTTGGCGTTCTATCCAAGAGCGCCAGCATCCGGGTGGATACCGTTGAGGACTTTGCCTACGGCGCGTCAATTCTACTAAACGCTATGGACACTACCGTGCAGAAACGACCGTTGGATGGCGAAGAGATTGCCAGGAGAGCGGAGGAAATGGTTGGGAAGATACCGTACAGTTTACTGTGGAATAACTGTGAACATTTCGTTACTTACTGCCGGTACGGCAGCGCAATCAGCTTTCAGACAGACAAG TTCTGTGATTGGCTGAAATCTGTCATCCGGGATCATAGGAGTGTTCCGCTGACGGCGATCCTGGGAATTCTGTCTATTCTCAGTCTGGGAATGTCCCCTTACACCACGCTTCCCACCCTCCTCATCCCCTTCACCCTCTGGATGGCAGGCTGA